A window of Fibrobacter sp. UWR4 genomic DNA:
TTGCCCTGTGAAGGCATACTTTCAGATGGAAATACGGGAAAAATATATTTGTGCGTGGATGGACGATATGTGCTTTATGTGCCTACGGAAAGTTCCAGTTCTGGGCCCTATGAACCGTTCGATCAAACCCTGCCTTTGGAAAAGTTTAAGGAAGAGCGCTACAAGACATTTACTGACTCGCGCAATGGCCGTATTTATTACTACCTGACAATCATGGGCAAAGATGAAGATGGTGTCAAGGATACCATAGACGTTATGGCACAGAACTTGAATATCGCCGATGTCACCTTGAAGGCTGGCGAAAACATGACCGACGACACGAAAATCGAACGCTACTGCTACAACGACGACACCACCAAGTGCGACCGTTACGGCGGCCTCTACCAGTGGGCGGAGATGATGGGTTTCAATGACAGTTGTAATACTAAGAGTTGCGCCGACCTTATACAGCCAAACCACCAGGGAATTTGTCCAAAAGGCTGGCGTTTGATGACGCGGCATGATTTTGAAGTTGCCCGAAGCAGTACGGAATACGGGGTCCGTGGCTTGCGTTCTGAATATAATTTTACAGGAAACAATGAAAGCGGACTTTCTCTTACCGGGTCGGGAGCTTATTTTGATCAAAGAGGTTTCGCGGATTTAGATTCAGCGTTTTACATGTTTTATCCCTCGGAATCTGTTTTCCAAGATAAGGTTCAGGCCCTTGATCAAGTTATATCGCGTTATACTGATGGCTCGGGGGCTTCAAGAGGTTCAAAATTT
This region includes:
- a CDS encoding FISUMP domain-containing protein, with product MKTFKKIGLVSAVAFALFAFNACGDDSGSTSASAENGSLSSAVEDDESSSSINGDSSSSVIPGSSSSVILSDSEGSSSSVKGSDTADVSSSSVIPDPDRESSSSSEKSSSSSAKSSSSVSSSSSEITDYVGLPCEGILSDGNTGKIYLCVDGRYVLYVPTESSSSGPYEPFDQTLPLEKFKEERYKTFTDSRNGRIYYYLTIMGKDEDGVKDTIDVMAQNLNIADVTLKAGENMTDDTKIERYCYNDDTTKCDRYGGLYQWAEMMGFNDSCNTKSCADLIQPNHQGICPKGWRLMTRHDFEVARSSTEYGVRGLRSEYNFTGNNESGLSLTGSGAYFDQRGFADLDSAFYMFYPSESVFQDKVQALDQVISRYTDGSGASRGSKFDALSVRCIKLK